In Struthio camelus isolate bStrCam1 chromosome 3, bStrCam1.hap1, whole genome shotgun sequence, the DNA window AAATCAAAATTAGATAGTTTCTTGCTCTGGAGAAAgctgaatgaaatgaaaataaaataaatgttgcaCATATGGAAAAGTAAATGATTTTACTTTCTATTTTGATCTATTATTGAGCTATTAATAGCTGAAAACAtgcttttagaaatgaaatgtaaGCTGCCACGCTTCTAAGATTCAGATAAGAAAACCTTTGAGCAAAATTATGCAACAAAACAGAAGTTGAGTTCAATAAAATCAACTTAGAAAATTGGCAAATGCAGAACTGGAAAGAACCAGATGTGCAATTTCGACTCTATCCCTCTGTTCTACAAGTGTAACTGCTTAATGGAATGCTATGGAATAGTTACTGGCAGGTATGTGAGGCAGCAGCCTTACAGTACAGCTTGCTTTCAAAATGTCTTTGTAAAAGCATGGAGACGTTTCTTTCCCCATTTTAGAGACAGGGGACAGAAATGTAGAGTTTCAGGTTTTCAGAAATAACTTACTGACTCAGGGCTACGCAGCAGGAGGACAGCAGGGTGCATCAGATGAGAAGAGAAAGTTGGGAGAAAGGAATATCAGGACTGTTGGCTGGGACTCCTTTATTCCAGCTGATCATGTtacttgagagagagagatatatatataaagaacatcttaaaaattattattttataaacatattcttaagatatatttatatggtgcttatatatatttttaaaatcaattaactTCCACACTTCTGTTGAAGTGGTTCCTACGAATTTGGATTTCTTTGAGACCTCctaaagaaaggcagcagcactTCCTTTCCCTATAATCTTTCCTTTGTTGTCAGTACAGCTTGTGACATTAAAATGAACACCTAAGATATGAGTTGCAGGAGATTAAGTTTGGACATTGTTTGATCAGAAGCGTCTAAGCTGATTTTTTTCACCTCCCAGTACAGCATCATTTTGTTTCACCCAGTATTACTAAACCATGCATTGAAAGACGTTATCATTATGTTTATACTACTAAATAGGAATGAGTATTGGATTTGAAGCTTTGACACCTATTCAGATTCTTAAGGAGCATTTATAGTATTTGCAGCAGcaaaataggtttttttctcaatataaatgagaaaaatttaGTAATGAATATTTGAAGTGTTCAACATTTGGGTGAAATATCAGACAATGAAATGCCTCTATTAGATCAGATAATATTACAGTAGAATAAAGGTATCTTTCAGAGCATTTTACGCTGTATTTAAATACTGCTTCTATAACAAGTTATGCTCCTTTTTAACTTAATGTCACAAAACATAGTCTAGAGTATTATTTATagctaaaattacattttaaatgaaaaaacccCTAGCTAAATATCTATTTGCCTTTTGAACTTTCAGCATGTGACTAATGAAAATGAGGGCACTTTACTGTAGTATTATATTTTTGCTCCTATTAAAATCTATGCAAGTAAATGGTATTTCTGACCAAGATGTACTGGGTTTGATGAAACCATCCTGACTGACAATTCCGTagcgtatatatatattttttttgttataggTCCTCGTTTAATGATAGATCTTATCCtttcaaaactgtaattttcCTCTATTTCAGCCACCTTTCCCTCTGACTTGCAAGGCCACGTGACTTCTCTCCTAGCATCTATTTAAGGCAATATATCAGTATTTTATGTGGACGTTGTTATACAGTCTTATAGTTTACCTAGAGGTTAGCAGCCTTTCAAGGGTATTGTGCATGACGGTACTCTTCTGTCAGAATGTAGAGATTAAGTATGCCAGTAGAAATTTAGTGAAAAGTGGGAGATACTGCTGATGGGGAAGTATCTTGTTCTCTTATAAGAGAATTGTTCCTGGGTTCCAGTAAGTGAACTCAGCAGGAGCCAAGAGTTGGAGCCAGGGCTGAAAACAAATGCCTCTCTCAAGATGCCATGGGTTCCAGCTCCTTGCTCACTGCTGATCTTGCCTGCATGCTATTCAAAATCTGCATATGTGCTATCTTTGGATCCAGTGCCATAAATTGCTAACCCAATCTCAGTAGTAGTCCATCAAAAGCAGATGGGATAAGTCATTTCTAAGTTTAAGGATACATGCAatttttgatttaaagaaaaaaaaatcttggaataCTAATTAGACAGtatttgttctcttcttttttttttttttttttgctcccctgCCTCCctataccaccaccaccacctaccTCCAATGTTGCCTTTCGTTTTATGTCCAtgggtttttctcctttttctttatctcttttctctgttagcacatgtctcccctttccttttattGGACAAACCAAGTACTATGGGAATAATTCTTTAGGCAGAGACCCAACTGCAGAGTAAAATAGACAGCCTTTGCAGCAGTTGACTTTACAGCAGTTAATCCCGTATATGAATCACAGATGCACAGTGGTTTATCACTTCTATATTGTAATTGTTGGAACTCTGTCAAAGATGCACCTTGAGTGAATGCTTGATTAGAAACTATAGCATGATGTATAGGAAGTCAAtattaaaataatcagaaataatgATAACAGCATTATTAACTTTGTTCTGTGCAGATTTCTGATAAATAATACATGGCCAAAATATTCCTAAGTGATGTATATAACAGATTGTAATGCATATATTCTTAATGTATAGTTTCCCTTCTTTCATGATTATGACCATGTAGAGAATTTCATATCCTCTgactatttttctttgattttgcttttggctttctattgttttcattttggatgAAATATTACTACAGTTTCAGATGAATGGGTGAAGAACGGTCTGAGATATTATTTTTTCTATCTCCTGGCTTGTGGTCTGCCTAAGCTACTTGTCAAATGTACTTATTTGACAGCAAATAACTTTGTTTAAAAGCATTCTCCTGGCACAGAACTAAGATTTTTACAtttctacaaaggaaaaaaaaattaataaactgcAATGTGTTGTTACAGGTCCTTTTTACTATATAGCAGTATTCttccactttttcctctgcctcctcttctctcctcagaCAAATGTCAAGTAAAGTATTTGAAATGCCAACTCTCTTGTCTTTGATATGCTTACAGAAGTGATGTCAAATAGTCTCAGGATGGGCTGCAGGTGGTAGCCCAACTCATGGTCTCGAAGTCCTCCTCCGCCAGTTGAAGGGTTTGCTAGGAGTTTTGTGTTTAATGTACATAGGCAGGCTGAATGGTTGCTGGCTGCCTTAGGATTGCTGTGCATGCACAGGGCAACAGTCTTGTACCTACCTCCCCAGTAACTTAACGAGTCTGGCAACTCGTTCTCCAAAACACTCGATTTTGCTATGTGTGTGCAGAAGGAGTATAACGTATAAAGAATACATTCATTCTACATAGTTCCTATGGGCAATGCAGAAGGGGATGAGAGGCCCCTGTAGTTCAGTGCaggctgctgccgccaccaggaCAGTTTGTATGGCCTACATCATATTTGGAGGGGTACGCCAAGAGTGTTGGGTGAAGATAGCTAAGCTGTCTTGGCAGGCTATCTGCAGGCTGTAGTTTGTGTAACCTGGTTGGTTTCAGAGTTATTCAGCAGGCTCATCCATTCCGATACAAATGTCAAGCTGTTCAAAATTATCAACCTaaacaaggagagaaataaattttCTTGATGTGCCTAACAGCATGCTCAAATGAGTTAAGGAAAGATTATCCACTGGAGCTATGGGTATAGCTTTAGTACTATTTATTGCACCCTAATATAGTTGATAAGAGCTGTAACAAATTTAACCAGTAAGTCTGGTTATTATatataaatgctttatttctctTAAGTCTGGCAACATGACTTTAAACAAGTAACCTCCTATTTCCTAGCGTACAGGATGCAagacaacccccctcccccaattaaCTTAAATGAGTCAGAGTGTAGTCACTTCTGCTATTTGTCTCATTTAAGGGGCTCATGTATGCAACGAGAGTGTTAATAGGAAGTTTTCTGCTGGTATgtttaattttatcatttttcttctcaggatGTGATCTTCATGGTGTGCTGGTGGGAAAACTGAGTTGTAAATCACCCCAATGGATGCGGACAGTGATGTTGCATTGGACATTTTAATCACAAACGTAGTGTGTGTTTTTAGAACAAGATGTCATTTAAACTTGAGGAAGATTGCATTAGAGGGAGCAAATGTGATATACAAGCGTGATGTTGGGGTAAGCGATTCAACATACCTCAAATATCTATTTTTACCATTATCCTTAAGCTAAACATTCTTGCACCTGTGGACAGAGAACAGAatggttttatttctgtcttgctgTGCATTTTGTCTGTCATTATATACTAAGTCTACAGTAGGACGAAGAGGTAACTGTTCTCTTAGAAAGCTTTAGGAAGCTATTAGATTAGGTCTGTGCAACTTCTAAGGTGAATATTGGATATACGATGAGACCTGTTATATCTCCAGGTCCATCTTGCCTCCCAAAATTTGATTTGTTTGTCAGGAAAATATGTTctaataacaaaaaaatgcatttttaataacagCCAGATGCAGGTGTGTATGCAGCTGCTCACAAATTGAGAAAACAGGGATCAGCTGAATTCAGTCAGTTACTGTCCTTTAACAAGGTGGAAAACAATTTGTGAAAGGTATTGTTTAATCCTGTCATACATGGATACGAGTGTGTTGGAATGAAAGCATCTTTTGcgtaacaagaaaataaatagtaAGCAGAGCGTTTTTTtgaggtttcaaaaaaaaaaaaaaagaagaagaagaaagggggaTCTGTTCCAGATCAAGGAATGACATGAAGCAACTGCAGTTAAAAGTGAAGGTGACAAACAGAAAATATCCTACCacaggggaaaagaaggaaaacagtagGAAGGTACATGCTCTAAAGATACGGAAAGTTTTAGCGCTTGAATCAACAGATCTCTCAACTATCCTTTGTCCAAACTTGTGAGATAATGCTGTGTTAGGTCATACAAAGGCAGGGAAGCCACAGGACTAGACTGCAGCTATGGCATGTGCCTTCTGGAAGGCCTTTTTAAGCCCACCAAAGCATGTCTGAGGTGGTCACAGAGCAGGAGAAGAGGCTGCAGTTCTGTGTGAGATCTAATCTGTAACAGGTAACCCAGCAGCAGAGGTGTTTGAAGGAGGAGTCAGCTGAATGAATCTCGCCTGACCTTTGTCTATTGCCTGGCAGATCTGCATCAGAATTATTTATAAACAAGATAACAGCATTTCAGGAAAGGAGTCAGAAGTGTGGGAGTCattgtaacaagaaaaaaaatttagcacAATGCTTATGGCTTTCAGCTTTTTATTCAGAGGAAAATATCTCCATTTAATCTGTTATGTGAACACTGAATTACTGGCTAAAATATTCCAGATTTATTTTGCTCTTCtccacagctgatttttttttttaattattgaaagACATGAAAGGACAGTTGAAGGCTTTCAGAAATTAAAGGAAGTATTATTAGtctagcagggttttttttcccataggAAATTGAACTAACACTGATTCTCagttctttcctccctttttttttttttttttttttcttcttagaaagtATTAATGAAGCTTAGGAAACCTAGGATTACGGCCACAATTTGGTCCTCAGGAAAAGTTATTTGCACAGGAGCCACAAGGTGAGTTCATGAAGAGCCTTTCTCTAGCTGAAAAAtcttacagattttaaaatgtcatgtaGTGGATGAAAAAGATAGCAAGAGGCAGTACTTGCCGCTGTTAAGATTGCCTCATGCTGGGTCACACAGAGATCCTTGCCAAGCTAAGTATTTGTGTGGAAGTTTTCCATGCTAAGTGTCTGCCTTGAGCTGACTTGAAATCTTGAGCAACAACAGTTCAGCCTTCTGGGAAAACTACTAATTTATGAAGAGAATTCTGGAATTTTCTTTTGAGAACTcttaagaattcattttttttagccAGATATTGAAACTTGGGAAGGGATGATCTATTCTGAGGgatgtttcttttattctttcatgAAAATCTATCTGCATTTAATCAAGTTATGTGCTGTTGACGGACTGGGAAGAAGCAAAAGCATACTCTTAGTTCAGATATGTCTAGCTGAGGCTTGCTAAACTCTAATGATAAATTCACATAAGGTGTGTCCACATTGTGGAGTAAAGGTAAGGTAGAGTGGTAAATCTGCATACTTTCTGTGTATGATCTCTGCCTCAAAATGGAAGGTGCTTAGTCAATGTTAGCTTTtacaggatttttctctttttgtctgtgACCCTGCACACTGGTTACACAGTGTGagctttttttctaaactttattTGGTGCTTCCTACTGGTATGAATGTGTCATAAACATTACCTTCTTTTCTAATCTTCCAGGGAAGTTAACAAGCCCATTTTAAAGGAGAGTAGGTTGAAAAGTGACCGCCAGTTCAGGATAGCCAACTTCAGATTCCCTGtgatcatatttttatttaatcataTTTAGTGTGATGTATGATCAAAATACAGCTCCCGCTTCAGTTTCTACTGACTTAAACTGCAGCTGCAAGTGCCAAGATGTTCTTTAAACAGGACATAAGGGACTCTATTTGAATATCTAGACAATGGAAATTATACTGTAATACGTACAGTAGGATGAAAGGAAGGCTGTCCCTGTGAACATAGTTCATGCATTATTGTAACTGAATGCTTCATGTGGTAGTCTGAGTGTTTATTGTCATATGTTTGCACACAAATACATATTATGCTTCTGGTAACACTAGacttttgtctttcttctttatAGTGAAGAAGAAGCTAAATTTGGTGCCAGACGATTAGCTCGTAGTCTACAGAAACTAGGTTTTCAGGTAATCATAATGAAAAAGGACTCATGTGACTCAAGTAATGCTGCTAGccaatttttcagaaagaaacaaagaggaggTAGCATAACAATTTAGCAGCCAGCATGTTTTCACTCAGATGCTCCTTTTATAGCAGAATACATTCTCCAGGTACTGGTCAAAGAAGCTATTTCTTTCTGTAGATTTGAGTTTCATTTGGCAGTTCGGAATAGCACTTCTTTACTAGCTGAACAACAACAGTCATTTCATAAATGAACAACCTGCAAATGCGTCTCAGATAGTTTACAATACCTTGAAGATTTATTTGGAAGAAGTGCTAAAGAGCAAAACCTGTCATTTGAACACAATTTCCCCTCACTGTTTCTGGTGGAATAACGAATATGTCTCTCTCATGTTTGGGGCAAGTTTGAACCTCTTAATTAAGTGGATTAGGCTATGCACCAGGAAATAAGCCAAATAAAATACTAATGATATGAAACTCCTCTTTTTCTGAGCTTGGGTTAACATTACCAGTCAAAAACACCACTTGCTTGGACTTCATAGTAAGGGTTGAAAAACAGCAGCTTGAAAGAGTACTGAAACATGTCATTTTAGAACTTCCTGGTACCCCATTGTGCTGTTTATGCAGTTTGAAGTTTGCCAACAGACAATTAAGTAGGCACAGTGGCTgtcctttttgaaaaataaaaaacaaaacagtaacaaaacaaaaagaaagtggGAACCTTAGGtttattaaaataacttaagCCAAGGGTGACTCACTACCACATTTGCCTTACAGCAAGCAAACTGAGAGCAGAACTTAGGCACTTGTTACGAATGTATCCATTAAACCTGTTGTTTTAAAGCTGGAGTGGAAGGTACAAGCAGTGAGTTGAGCAGTGCTTCTAGGATGGAAGGACCGAATTCTAACTTTATTATAAAGTTGTTAGTTTAGGTGGAACATATTTTGAGGACTATACTAATAGTTTACGTTTTATAAGGATTAGTTGCTTCCACTCATCGTTTACTTTTTTTACAAAATTCTTGACTGAGGAATGATCATAGTAAGGTTAGGCATTTTCAGAAAGCGAACCATTTCTTCCGGGATATTGCCAGCATTGTTCACCATTGTACTGATTTGTCTAGGAATCGTCTGTTGGCAATTTTACTTACTGTGATACCAAATGGCTGTGGGCAGAGAATAACTGAAAGCCAATAGTTTTGGCTTGGTGTCAGAAAGTAGAAGGATAAAAACCAACTGTCCATACTGACCGCTGGAtaattgaaacaaaacaattttaatcttctttcttaTTCTTGCCTATAGTAAAAATGGTATATCACAACAAGACATTAAATATAGTTTTCCAAATTACATCAAAAGATTTCTGTAACAATGAAATCTAAGCTCTTTCCCTGCTTATTTTGATGTCCCATGAGCTgtttaatttactttattttcaaTTTAGATGTTTAGTACAGAGATATGAGTCATTCCTGTGTCTCATTCTTAATGTAAACTGTACTATAACCACATAACACAACCATGAAATACCTTGTTCAACAGTTATTGTACAATAGAAGGATAAAGTAAGCAATTTGAGCCCATTAAGTACCACTTAGATTCCTATTAGAAATGCATCAATTAcaaggttttcattttgaaatctcaACAAAATAAGCTCTTCTAATGTATGCTTTTTTGCATCCCATATATCTGGGTTTCtataaactgaatttttaatgtcttttttttttctccatcttttcaaAAGGTAATTTTCACAGACTTTAAAGTTGTGAATGTTTTAGCAGTGTGCAACATGCCCTTTGAGATAAGATTGCCAGAATTTACAAAGAATAACAGACCTCATGCAAGGTACGGCAAGCTTTTTAAGCATTTATAGTCTTGATAtacttaagcttttctttttagttctagATTTACCTTTgaccttttattttgttttctagttaTGAACCAGAACTTCATCCTGCGGTGTGTTACAGAATAAAAACTCTCAGAGCTACCTTACAGATTTTTTCAACAGGCAGTATCACAGTTACAGGTATTTTGatgtcaaaataaatatttgacttGCTGGGAATATTTAACTTTGGGGCCAGTCAGCTTAGGAAAGGAAGGCTTTCAAAGCAGTCAAAAGATATATTTGAGGTATATATTTGTTTCCCAGTGCTAGCATCTAATTTGTTTTTGAATAAGGTGCCTGAATAGTTGTAGGGAAAGCGTAGAGAAAGTGTTATTAGTGGTAGgctgaaaaaaagttatttctgtaaGAATAGTCATAGTCAATTTTTTATAAAAGCAAAGAGTGGAATAGGACTTTATACTTGAGAATGCAAGATACTTGTTATTTAGTTAAATATTGTAAATGCCTgaattttctgcctgtttttcttctgtgtaatgCTGTAAACTACACTGCATGTAGCATCAACAGCCCTGTCATAATGCGTACTTCTGAACTGGAGATAAATGGAAATGTATAATATGGCAGTAGCATTTTGTTGCAGCCAAAGTTGGCTGATATTTGCGGTTCTTCAGATGCATGCTGTCTTCTGTTAAGGCTCAATTGTGAGGGACCCGCCACCTGGATCGTAggcatcagtgatttttttttttcctgattgtccTGGGTCTTGGCCTAACTTATGGAGATACCATGCcatgttttctcctccttcccttaattttcattttctgttgtttgctAAATTTACTTATGAGGTGTCCAGCACAGTTTTCCAGACAGGAAAAGTCTGATGTTTTGGAAAATACCTGTTAAAATAGTACAGAAGAAACAGCTTGCTCAAGCCAAAGTTACATCAGGTTAACTGGAATTCTGTCTTATGGCTGTTAGAGCTCAGATACTAGTATCAGAAGTCATGTgtaggaatttttattttcacatcttAATTCCTTAACAAATAACTAGGCTTTACAGGGAATGTTTCTCACAGAGTTATCAGAAGAACTTTTTTTAAGAGGACAAACTCCTCAAAATTTGCAAATCTGAAACCATAGGGGTAAAAAGTGTTTGGAGATTGCAGTGTCTGTTCTGAACAGAACAACTGATCTAGccaaaaagagaaactaaatttaaaataaatgagaagccTAAGGATTCCTGCAGTAGCTTGAGACTCTCAGCATATCCTATCAACCTCCTAATGAGATTTAACTGTTCAGTCGGATTCTTATTTCTTCACCTATGGGAAAAGTCACTTTCACATTTCCAAAATCACCCTTTCCAATATTAAGGCAAATATGGCAAACACCAAAGATTTACTTCCTTCTGGTTCACTTGTTCCATTGAGTTTGAAATACCTGAGATCTCTTGCTTTTGAAGTTTCTGTTTTGCTTAGGcctttcttctaagaaaataaatatccagcctcaagcttctcctttaaaatatgcttttaataaTGTACTCAACCTGACTATACTCCCAAGTGTGAAATGTTCTCAAATGTGTTCATATGAAGTTCCTTTTTACTTCCTGTATTTTGAAGCTTCAGATGCTTCATCCTCAGACAATAACCTTTCCCTGGATTACAGGTTTTGCCCTGAGATTTGTGGCAAAGCCGTTTCCAAAATTCAGATTGCAAAGTGGTAGGCTATAATTTTCAAACATATAATTTTGCTTGAAACAAACTTAGATTATTGCTAAATGATTATGGATTTAATTTCCTTTGTTAGCTGTATAAAAGAAGAGGTAGAAGTGGCTAGGCTTTGGATAATACAGATTCctaaagaaacagcagaagtaaAATTATTTCCTTACCTCTTTCACTCAGCCTCTGCTTTCTTGTCTGTGCTGACTGTTTAAGGTAGTAAATCAAAAAATGCAAGTTGTTACAAAGTGAAATGACAGTATTTATTTATAGTTCAGCCGTTGACACATTTAGAACATAAAACAGGTTCTGTGGGTCTTTTTCATGTAGATAAGAAAAGTAATAGCGGAAAACTTTCTTGAATTGGGAGAAATGtgggagaaattatttttatctgcagTATAAAGTTGTGGTAGccaaaaataataaattcattttaaagatgaTGTTATCATTTTACTTACTGATGCCCTGATTTTCTCTtcctactgtgtttttttttttttccttaatatgtcTCAGGGCCAAACGTAAAAGCTGTTGCCAGTGCTGTGGAACAGATTTACCCATTCGTGTTTGAAAGCAGGAAATAAATTTTCTAATTCACCACTTAATGGTTAGGTTCCCTAACCAAGCACCTTTAAAGACTGCTGCACATTGGactaaaagcaaaaaggaaaactggACCAACTATAGCAGAGGAATACAGACTCTTTTACTTGTTCATGGCCACAGTATAAACTCCAGtccttttggattttatttttaacagtgctgTATTGTAAAAACGGAAGTTTACAAGATATgaaattgctgcttttaaaaagacattctatttatttttgcagtaatttCTGTATATTCATAAGCAAAGCTGTCACGATGTGCACtacctttaaaactttttttttttagttgagcTTGTGTTTTATTTGTGAATGGTCTTTTACATTTTTGTATGTTGAATATTGGGCACCAAAGAAGCTGTAAAAGTTATCTTTTTCACCTGATGAATGTGCACAAATAAAAGTTTGGAAAAATCTCTCTTCATACCTGTTCTGTtatattcctttccctttttctattaCAGTTAAAATTGTATAGTTGCAAATTAATTTGAAACAATGTAAGAATAGTCTTTTTGCTGATACCTTCTGTTTCTATTTGTAGTATGTGTAAAATTTTGTGTGTGGGTTAGATTGAATTCTATAGTAGTTACGTATGTTTATCTGAGGATGAAATTTGGTTTGTTCCCAATTCTC includes these proteins:
- the TBPL1 gene encoding TATA box-binding protein-like 1 isoform X1 → MDADSDVALDILITNVVCVFRTRCHLNLRKIALEGANVIYKRDVGKVLMKLRKPRITATIWSSGKVICTGATSEEEAKFGARRLARSLQKLGFQVIFTDFKVVNVLAVCNMPFEIRLPEFTKNNRPHASYEPELHPAVCYRIKTLRATLQIFSTGSITVTDDGKILSTEEVTVEKSTALPTYWMQKEKEKFCELQCSGKCCYTSTLRRWHGHANPTPAYC
- the TBPL1 gene encoding TATA box-binding protein-like 1 isoform X2, whose product is MDADSDVALDILITNVVCVFRTRCHLNLRKIALEGANVIYKRDVGKVLMKLRKPRITATIWSSGKVICTGATSEEEAKFGARRLARSLQKLGFQVIFTDFKVVNVLAVCNMPFEIRLPEFTKNNRPHASYEPELHPAVCYRIKTLRATLQIFSTGSITVTGPNVKAVASAVEQIYPFVFESRK
- the TBPL1 gene encoding TATA box-binding protein-like 1 isoform X3, yielding MDADSDVALDILITNVVCVFRTRCHLNLRKIALEGANVIYKRDVGKVLMKLRKPRITATIWSSGKVICTGATSEEEAKFGARRLARSLQKLGFQVIFTDFKVVNVLAVCNMPFEIRLPEFTKNNRPHASYEPELHPAVCYRIKTLRATLQIFSTGSITVTGFKHFLAVI